The following are encoded together in the Candidatus Omnitrophota bacterium genome:
- a CDS encoding glycosyltransferase family 4 protein has translation MVKKIKVLRIIARLNIGGPARHTILLTEGLNNDKFDSVLVSGVVDSYEGDMTYLANEKDVKPIIIPELGRKISLRNDLISFYKLFQIIKKEQPDIIHTHTAKAGTLGRLAALLYKFTQNPRRKRKKSRLVHTFHGHVLHSYFAGFKTRIFILVEHILARFTDRIIAVSNEVKNELIKLKIGDFKKIIVIPLGLDLDKLFSIPESRNNSQVNVGIIGRLVPIKNHYMFIKAIKLLTNCKPQGTDYKFIIAGDGELRESLKSNSRKLGVERFIEFIGWQNNLVDLYSNLDIVVLTSLNEGTPVSLIEAMASARPVVATKVGGVKDLVNEERGFLVESNDVDAFACALRKLIDEQGLRIRLGQSGREFVKERFNKTRLINDIVGLYEELLYRKE, from the coding sequence ATGGTTAAAAAAATCAAAGTCTTAAGAATAATTGCGAGGCTTAATATCGGCGGACCAGCCAGACATACTATTTTACTTACGGAAGGTCTTAATAATGATAAGTTTGACTCAGTTTTAGTATCAGGTGTTGTTGATAGTTATGAAGGCGATATGACTTATCTGGCAAACGAGAAAGATGTAAAGCCAATTATTATACCTGAACTTGGTCGAAAGATAAGCCTTAGAAATGATTTGATCTCTTTTTATAAACTTTTTCAAATAATAAAGAAGGAACAACCAGATATAATCCACACCCATACTGCTAAAGCAGGCACCTTGGGACGTCTTGCTGCTCTTTTATACAAGTTTACACAGAATCCAAGGCGCAAGAGGAAAAAGTCGAGACTCGTTCATACTTTCCACGGCCACGTTTTGCACAGCTATTTTGCAGGATTTAAGACTCGGATTTTTATTTTGGTTGAGCACATTTTAGCCAGATTTACAGATAGAATTATTGCTGTTAGCAATGAAGTCAAAAATGAACTTATTAAATTGAAAATCGGAGATTTCAAAAAAATAATAGTAATTCCATTAGGTTTAGACCTGGACAAATTATTTAGTATCCCTGAAAGTCGTAATAATTCCCAGGTCAATGTAGGTATTATTGGCAGGTTAGTCCCAATAAAAAATCATTATATGTTCATTAAGGCAATAAAACTTTTAACAAATTGTAAACCTCAAGGCACAGACTACAAATTCATTATTGCTGGCGATGGAGAATTGAGAGAAAGTTTAAAGAGCAATTCGCGCAAATTAGGAGTTGAGAGGTTTATAGAATTCATAGGCTGGCAAAACAATTTAGTAGATTTATATTCAAATTTAGATATTGTCGTCTTGACATCTTTGAACGAAGGAACCCCCGTAAGTTTAATCGAGGCCATGGCCTCTGCTAGGCCAGTAGTTGCCACTAAAGTCGGAGGGGTTAAGGACTTAGTTAATGAGGAAAGAGGTTTTTTGGTTGAGTCAAATGATGTTGATGCTTTTGCCTGCGCCTTAAGAAAACTTATTGATGAGCAAGGTTTAAGGATACGATTGGGCCAATCAGGCCGTGAGTTTGTTAAAGAGAGATTCAATAAGACGCGCTTAATTAATGATATTGTAGGTTTGTATGAGGAATTATTATATAGAAAGGAGTAA
- a CDS encoding B12-binding domain-containing radical SAM protein, which translates to MGMKITLIEPPITTDDLVGKTRSMKSVVNVIPSLGLAYLAATLEEEGYDVKIIDCSIRISHSELIGLLMRERPDVIGITGTTPVFESVKKVAENIKVSLPDAIIVVGGPHLTAMSKETMECPYFDVGVMREGEVTFLELIKRIQNKGLTDLRDINGIVYKENGKVIETRPREFVTDLDSLSFPARHLLPPLEAYKPTPASYRRLPLGVLITTRGCPSRCTFCDRGVFGSSYRERTPDNIIAEIEELIFKFGARELRFFDDTFTLNEKRVLEICAKFKEKKIKIPWTCLTKVTAISEGLLKAMKQAGCWQVLYGLESGDARMLKALNKGNTVEQNERAVKLAHRAGLSVRADFIVGTPGETMESLRRTLDFAIKLRLDYAHFNKFVPLPGTELYLTLLKRGYEFDFSKGCSILDHSAIMFTPESMTKEEFKEFLDFANRAFYLRSSYILKRLVSIRSFTELKGQIRGFFAIYNL; encoded by the coding sequence ATGGGAATGAAGATTACCCTTATAGAGCCGCCGATTACCACAGACGATTTGGTTGGCAAAACAAGGAGCATGAAGTCAGTGGTTAATGTTATCCCTTCATTGGGTCTTGCTTATTTGGCAGCTACTCTGGAGGAGGAGGGCTATGATGTTAAGATAATTGATTGCAGTATTAGAATTTCGCATTCAGAATTGATTGGACTATTGATGCGAGAGAGGCCAGATGTAATTGGCATTACTGGTACAACTCCGGTTTTTGAGAGCGTAAAGAAAGTGGCTGAGAATATTAAAGTGTCATTGCCAGACGCAATAATTGTTGTAGGCGGGCCTCATCTTACTGCTATGTCAAAAGAGACGATGGAATGCCCTTATTTTGATGTTGGAGTTATGAGAGAGGGCGAGGTTACTTTTTTAGAGCTAATAAAGAGAATTCAAAATAAGGGACTCACTGATCTTAGAGACATAAATGGGATTGTATATAAAGAAAATGGTAAGGTAATAGAAACCAGGCCTAGAGAATTCGTAACAGATTTAGATTCTTTATCTTTTCCAGCTAGGCACTTATTGCCGCCGCTTGAAGCTTATAAACCCACGCCAGCCTCATATAGAAGATTACCTTTAGGCGTACTAATAACTACAAGAGGATGTCCTTCAAGATGCACTTTCTGCGACCGCGGTGTATTTGGCAGTAGCTATAGAGAGCGTACCCCAGATAATATAATCGCAGAGATAGAAGAGTTAATATTTAAATTTGGTGCCAGAGAATTAAGATTTTTTGATGACACCTTTACCTTAAATGAGAAAAGGGTCTTAGAAATATGTGCAAAGTTCAAAGAGAAGAAAATTAAGATACCCTGGACTTGTCTGACTAAAGTAACTGCGATTTCCGAAGGTTTACTAAAAGCAATGAAGCAGGCTGGTTGTTGGCAAGTTCTATATGGTTTGGAATCTGGCGATGCGAGGATGTTGAAAGCACTTAATAAAGGAAATACTGTTGAGCAAAATGAGAGAGCAGTTAAGTTGGCCCATAGAGCTGGATTGAGTGTCCGCGCCGATTTTATTGTTGGCACCCCAGGAGAAACTATGGAGAGCTTAAGGCGCACTTTAGATTTCGCTATTAAGTTAAGGCTCGATTATGCACATTTTAATAAGTTTGTTCCTCTGCCTGGAACAGAGCTTTACCTGACACTCCTAAAGAGAGGCTATGAATTTGATTTTAGCAAAGGTTGCAGTATCCTAGATCATTCTGCAATAATGTTTACTCCAGAATCCATGACTAAGGAAGAATTTAAAGAATTTTTAGATTTTGCCAATAGGGCATTCTACCTTCGATCATCTTACATTTTGAAAAGGTTAGTATCCATAAGATCCTTTACGGAGTTAAAAGGGCAGATAAGGGGATTTTTTGCTATATATAATTTATAG
- a CDS encoding glycosyltransferase codes for MGKNNNESISIILPTYNEAENITDLICEIELYIKNNIGVSPEFIVVDDDSPDRTWEIAQNYFDANDNVKVIRRVNQKGLASAIWTGIQAAKGNLVAWMDCDFSMPPFKLVELINKVHEGYDICVGSRFIKGGKDIRGPVDSWIAVILSRAMNSSISFLLGSSFKDYTSGFVVARREIFEKIKFQGYYGEYFIDFIFKARQYGYKIIEIPYYCAPRRSGISKTGSNMMDYISKGWKYILLTLRLKFRKN; via the coding sequence ATGGGAAAGAATAACAATGAAAGTATCTCCATAATTTTACCTACTTACAACGAAGCAGAAAATATAACTGATCTTATTTGCGAGATAGAACTTTATATTAAAAATAATATTGGCGTTAGTCCTGAATTTATTGTAGTTGATGATGATTCTCCAGATAGGACTTGGGAGATAGCGCAGAATTATTTTGATGCTAATGATAATGTTAAGGTAATTCGCAGGGTAAATCAGAAAGGATTGGCATCTGCAATATGGACAGGGATTCAAGCTGCAAAAGGCAATCTTGTGGCGTGGATGGATTGTGATTTTTCAATGCCTCCGTTTAAGCTTGTTGAATTAATTAATAAGGTACATGAGGGTTATGATATCTGTGTAGGCTCTCGGTTCATTAAAGGTGGTAAGGATATAAGGGGGCCAGTTGATTCCTGGATAGCAGTGATTTTAAGCCGAGCAATGAATTCTTCTATATCCTTTCTTTTAGGAAGTTCTTTTAAAGACTATACAAGTGGATTTGTTGTAGCAAGGAGGGAGATTTTTGAAAAAATAAAATTCCAAGGATATTATGGCGAATATTTTATCGATTTTATCTTTAAGGCACGTCAATATGGCTATAAGATTATCGAGATTCCATATTATTGCGCACCAAGAAGAAGCGGGATTTCAAAAACAGGCAGTAACATGATGGACTATATTAGTAAAGGTTGGAAATATATATTGCTGACGTTACGATTGAAATTTCGCAAAAATTAA
- a CDS encoding DUF4330 domain-containing protein: MKIIDEKGRLFEKINIIDFLVAAFLLLLIPIYYFVHRVSTVETPKIEYLEHLETVLLTLRVEELDPDVGKLVKEGDIQIQIVKNQWLELEANRPAVKIVKIISNTPTQIAKVVGDGKVLSVIDGSGKRDLILQLEVISDRKNTGYFFENKLLKIGSTFTFSPDFYSFYGTIIGLEKKDIE; this comes from the coding sequence ATGAAGATTATAGATGAAAAAGGAAGGCTATTTGAAAAGATAAACATTATAGATTTTTTAGTAGCTGCCTTTTTGTTATTACTCATTCCAATATATTATTTTGTACATAGAGTTTCTACTGTAGAGACTCCTAAGATAGAATACCTAGAACATTTAGAGACAGTGCTATTAACGTTGAGGGTTGAGGAGTTAGATCCAGATGTAGGTAAACTTGTAAAGGAAGGGGATATACAGATACAAATTGTAAAGAATCAGTGGTTAGAACTTGAGGCTAACAGGCCTGCAGTTAAAATAGTTAAAATTATTTCAAATACACCGACCCAAATTGCCAAAGTTGTGGGAGATGGAAAAGTTTTGAGTGTCATAGATGGTTCTGGAAAAAGGGATTTAATTTTGCAACTTGAAGTGATAAGCGATCGTAAAAATACTGGTTATTTCTTTGAGAATAAGCTGCTGAAAATTGGAAGCACTTTTACGTTTTCTCCAGATTTCTATAGTTTCTACGGAACTATAATCGGTTTAGAAAAAAAGGATATTGAATGA
- a CDS encoding class I SAM-dependent methyltransferase, whose amino-acid sequence MDYDRGGRQKEIYSESDVISVCCPFCNINKYRQIYQERGTLAIVKCLGCGLLYVNPRLKEPEKIYWGEADKYFKEARLIFEGKSRHHRDQNYIQDLKLIYKYKPSGNFLDVGTNMGFFLRNAKGWSWNLYGVEPSSSLSEIARKYFSLNVKTAFLQDAGFKNSFFDVVTMTDVFEHLSEPGEVLEEVKRILKPDGILFIKVPNGLFNLFKYYCAKTTNRLKNYDIFDSYEHVVHYSQKTLKLMLDKFGFKVIRVCIGRPIQVPVWHNYVGHYYQYPTPWMLDCKRQFARITLYLLSLIEYRIRLNRVGYLAPNIVVIAKKSS is encoded by the coding sequence ATGGATTATGACAGAGGTGGCAGGCAGAAGGAGATTTATAGTGAATCAGATGTAATTTCTGTTTGTTGTCCATTTTGCAATATTAATAAATATAGACAGATATACCAAGAAAGAGGCACATTGGCTATTGTGAAGTGCCTGGGTTGCGGGCTTTTATACGTGAATCCTAGATTAAAAGAGCCGGAAAAGATTTACTGGGGTGAGGCAGATAAATATTTTAAAGAGGCAAGATTAATTTTTGAAGGCAAGAGCAGGCATCATCGAGACCAAAATTATATCCAGGATCTAAAGTTGATTTACAAATATAAGCCATCAGGGAACTTTTTGGATGTAGGAACGAATATGGGATTTTTCTTAAGGAATGCAAAAGGGTGGAGTTGGAATCTTTATGGCGTAGAACCATCTTCTTCTCTGTCTGAGATAGCAAGAAAGTATTTCAGCTTGAATGTAAAAACAGCCTTTCTGCAGGATGCTGGATTTAAGAATTCATTCTTCGATGTAGTAACGATGACTGATGTTTTTGAGCATTTATCTGAACCGGGTGAGGTCCTAGAAGAGGTTAAAAGAATATTAAAACCCGATGGTATTCTCTTTATTAAGGTCCCTAATGGACTATTTAATCTTTTTAAATATTATTGTGCGAAGACTACAAATAGGTTAAAGAATTATGATATATTTGATTCCTACGAACATGTTGTTCATTATTCTCAAAAAACCCTAAAGCTTATGCTTGATAAGTTTGGCTTTAAGGTAATTAGGGTCTGTATTGGCAGGCCCATCCAAGTTCCTGTATGGCATAATTATGTGGGGCATTACTATCAATATCCAACTCCTTGGATGCTTGATTGTAAGAGACAATTTGCAAGAATCACACTCTATTTATTGTCTCTGATTGAATATAGAATTAGGTTAAATAGAGTAGGTTATCTTGCTCCGAATATTGTTGTTATTGCAAAAAAGAGTAGTTAA
- a CDS encoding DegT/DnrJ/EryC1/StrS family aminotransferase: protein MLKEARLSQYYLKRIKDIIPRKDPKLLASKKMSGIIPVCEPCLSDKELKYAKECIKANWISSAGKKYIREFEDRFAKLCGVKYATSCTSGTAALHLALASLGIKKGDEVIIPTFAMIAVASAVVYLEAKPILVDIEPLTYNIDPTKIEEKITKRTKAIIIVHTYGHPAQMDEIKRIAKRYKLYLIEDAAEAHGAKYKGRRIGGIGDVGCFSFYANKIITTGEGGMLTTNNARIVKMAQILKNHAFSKERHFWHKYLGYNYRLTGLAASIGLAQLENFDKLLKARIRNAKYYSSLLKNVKGITLPIEKKEVKNVFWMYSILIEDDFGLTRDDLRYCLAKKGIETRTFFIPIHLQPIYFKLYRRERFPVSEELSRKGMYLPSSSNLKKKEIDYIVGAIKDCQKKRQHKIKI from the coding sequence ATGCTGAAAGAAGCAAGGCTTAGCCAATATTATTTAAAAAGAATAAAGGATATAATTCCTCGCAAGGATCCTAAGTTATTAGCTTCAAAAAAGATGTCTGGAATAATCCCGGTCTGCGAGCCTTGTTTAAGTGATAAGGAATTAAAATATGCAAAAGAATGCATTAAGGCAAATTGGATTTCCTCTGCGGGCAAGAAATATATCCGCGAATTCGAAGATAGATTTGCTAAGCTTTGCGGAGTTAAGTATGCTACCTCTTGCACTAGTGGTACAGCGGCATTGCATTTAGCCTTAGCTTCTTTGGGTATTAAAAAGGGTGATGAGGTTATTATCCCTACTTTTGCTATGATAGCGGTGGCGAGTGCGGTTGTCTATTTAGAGGCAAAACCAATATTAGTCGATATTGAACCGCTAACTTACAATATCGACCCGACTAAAATCGAGGAAAAGATTACAAAGAGGACAAAAGCAATTATAATTGTTCATACCTATGGTCATCCTGCACAAATGGATGAGATTAAAAGAATCGCCAAAAGATATAAACTCTATTTGATTGAGGATGCTGCTGAGGCACACGGCGCTAAATATAAAGGCAGAAGAATAGGCGGTATCGGGGATGTGGGTTGCTTTAGTTTCTATGCAAACAAGATAATAACCACTGGAGAAGGGGGCATGTTGACAACGAACAATGCTAGAATTGTTAAGATGGCTCAAATATTGAAAAATCATGCCTTTTCGAAAGAGAGACATTTTTGGCATAAATACTTAGGCTATAATTATAGGTTAACTGGTCTTGCGGCTAGTATTGGTTTGGCTCAACTTGAAAACTTCGATAAACTTCTAAAAGCCCGAATTAGAAACGCTAAGTATTATAGTTCATTGCTTAAGAATGTTAAGGGAATTACTCTTCCCATAGAAAAGAAAGAGGTAAAAAACGTATTTTGGATGTATTCTATTTTGATAGAAGATGATTTTGGTCTAACCCGAGATGATCTAAGATATTGTCTGGCTAAAAAAGGCATTGAGACTAGGACATTTTTTATCCCAATCCATCTACAGCCAATATATTTTAAACTATATAGGAGGGAAAGATTTCCAGTTAGCGAAGAGCTATCTCGCAAGGGGATGTATCTGCCATCTTCTTCGAATCTGAAAAAGAAAGAAATTGACTATATTGTTGGGGCTATCAAGGATTGTCAGAAGAAGCGCCAGCATAAAATAAAGATTTGA
- a CDS encoding glycosyltransferase family 39 protein: protein MRFDYNNRKVLISIFFIALIVRLFALVVVEPVSAPMTWEYEEIANNILEGKGLFWTFYNTPYRSTYMVLYPLLCSFVYALTNHSYLALKILQIIISLITLFLVYRISFRLFDQRVALLSLFLAGFHPGLIFYSVRLHSLTLDTFLFTLQFFLFLKILERKSIDRFSLLFGITFGPALLSRSTIAPFLFVVLLFIFLKLRDDKALCVRVITLILISITVVLLPLWVRNYIVFDRVVISPNDSALAFWLGYNEDATGTNKTLNGDFIFEIAPQEFRKTILSMDEFGQKEYFYKQGLEFIKQHPLESLVLYFKKIKYFWWFTPTQGLEYPKVYFDIYKFYWIFILAFFILGIYQKFATGLTSQSIKYGTISVVLFLVTLTLVHALYNLDGRHRWAVESFVLIFAANGINFLLKKKEQRR from the coding sequence ATGAGATTTGATTATAATAATAGAAAAGTTTTGATTAGTATTTTTTTCATAGCACTTATTGTGCGTCTGTTTGCTTTAGTCGTAGTTGAGCCAGTCTCTGCTCCTATGACTTGGGAGTATGAAGAGATAGCCAATAATATATTAGAAGGCAAAGGATTATTTTGGACATTTTATAATACACCCTACAGATCAACATATATGGTCTTGTATCCGCTTTTATGTAGTTTTGTGTATGCGCTTACTAATCATAGCTACCTAGCTTTAAAGATTTTGCAAATCATTATTTCTTTAATTACTCTATTTTTGGTATATAGAATATCTTTTAGACTTTTTGATCAGAGAGTAGCTTTATTGTCATTGTTCTTGGCTGGTTTTCATCCCGGTTTGATTTTTTATTCTGTAAGATTGCACTCATTAACATTGGATACTTTTCTTTTTACACTACAATTCTTTTTATTTTTAAAAATCTTAGAAAGAAAAAGTATAGATAGATTCTCTTTACTTTTTGGGATAACTTTTGGACCGGCCTTACTTAGTCGCTCTACAATAGCTCCATTCTTATTTGTTGTTTTGCTTTTCATTTTTTTGAAGCTGCGAGATGATAAAGCGTTATGCGTCAGGGTGATCACACTCATATTGATTAGCATAACAGTAGTTTTGCTTCCATTGTGGGTTAGAAATTATATTGTCTTTGATAGAGTTGTAATATCGCCTAATGATTCAGCTCTTGCATTTTGGTTAGGTTACAATGAAGATGCAACCGGAACAAATAAGACCTTAAATGGAGATTTTATATTTGAAATTGCTCCGCAAGAATTTCGTAAGACTATTTTAAGTATGGATGAATTTGGCCAAAAGGAATATTTTTATAAACAGGGATTAGAGTTTATTAAACAGCACCCTTTAGAGTCATTGGTTTTATATTTTAAAAAAATAAAATATTTCTGGTGGTTTACTCCGACACAAGGCCTCGAGTATCCGAAAGTTTATTTTGATATTTACAAATTTTACTGGATATTTATCTTGGCATTTTTTATTCTTGGAATTTATCAAAAGTTTGCAACAGGATTAACTTCTCAAAGTATCAAATATGGTACGATTTCAGTGGTTTTATTTTTAGTAACGTTAACTTTAGTACATGCCCTTTATAATTTAGATGGAAGGCATAGGTGGGCCGTGGAATCTTTTGTATTAATTTTTGCTGCCAATGGAATAAATTTTTTGCTGAAAAAAAAGGAGCAGAGAAGATGA
- a CDS encoding GDP-mannose 4,6-dehydratase, whose product MRYLVTGGAGFIGSHLAEVLLKRNNHVTILDDFSTGRMENISHLEKNENFQIVRGSIQDEELVDKLAEKVDSVFHLAAAVGVELIIKKPFESLTTNIKGTEVVLEASCRYNRKLLITSTSEIYGKNANGPLKEGDDRILGSPLKSRWSYSTSKAVDEILSYIYFKVRGLPTIIVRLFNTVGPRQSGTYGMVVPRFIRQALKEEPITIYGDGRQSRCFLHVRDAVQAMIKLMEKEEAVGEVFNLGSQEEVSIENLAKKIIEITKSKSGLVYIPYDEAYEEGFEDMPRRVPDINKIHKLINFKPTKNLEGIIEDVIRYHKKNLS is encoded by the coding sequence ATGAGATATTTAGTTACTGGTGGTGCTGGTTTCATCGGGTCGCATTTAGCTGAAGTATTATTAAAGCGTAATAATCATGTGACTATTTTAGATGATTTTTCTACGGGTAGGATGGAAAATATTTCTCACTTAGAGAAAAATGAAAATTTTCAGATTGTAAGAGGCAGCATTCAAGACGAAGAGCTAGTTGATAAATTAGCTGAAAAAGTTGATTCCGTATTTCATCTAGCAGCTGCAGTTGGTGTTGAGCTCATTATAAAGAAGCCATTTGAGTCTTTGACTACGAATATTAAGGGCACGGAGGTTGTTTTAGAGGCCAGTTGTCGCTATAATAGAAAGCTACTAATTACTTCTACTTCAGAGATTTATGGTAAAAATGCAAACGGGCCGCTAAAAGAAGGTGATGATAGAATCTTGGGTTCGCCCTTAAAGAGCCGCTGGAGTTACTCGACTTCAAAGGCAGTTGATGAAATACTCTCATATATTTATTTTAAGGTTAGGGGTTTACCTACAATAATTGTAAGGCTATTTAATACTGTTGGTCCACGCCAATCTGGAACCTACGGTATGGTTGTGCCCAGATTTATACGACAGGCATTGAAGGAAGAACCTATTACAATATATGGTGATGGCAGGCAATCGCGTTGTTTTCTGCATGTTAGAGATGCTGTGCAGGCTATGATAAAATTAATGGAAAAGGAAGAGGCTGTTGGAGAGGTTTTCAATTTGGGCAGCCAAGAAGAAGTAAGTATCGAAAACTTAGCAAAAAAAATTATTGAAATTACAAAGAGTAAATCAGGCCTTGTTTATATACCTTATGATGAGGCTTATGAGGAAGGCTTTGAAGATATGCCGCGTAGAGTTCCGGATATCAACAAGATCCATAAATTGATTAATTTCAAGCCAACCAAGAATTTAGAAGGCATTATTGAAGATGTCATAAGATATCATAAGAAAAATCTTAGTTAG
- a CDS encoding DUF4330 domain-containing protein — protein sequence MKILDEKGKLFGKINVIDFSVIFLLIFLLPISYFAYKVYTKEYKMWGESVEADFHCLFVMLEPEVAKSLSVGDAEFDKDGKPIAQIISLEEIKPYFYEIKLSEEEAITIKDSNLKQISAKLRLRAETRLDGNLYYKNSRLFSNPFFEFNTDKYTATFMFKQQGGLEERTLYLDITLKDLNENTLKLVCVGDKVLDRNGEVLAEILEIGKPQIGYININAKSGDFLIVQDEQIKQIPVKIRMRCQVDNNGNLYFEGKRVGRDTHFEFVTDKYKAKAILGIAYFEEKWLTLRIKCSGIIQEVANVAREGDIEKDNFGKTIGRIRSIFDVKTSTVAVAKFDGKEFAYVENPLYFDVKTSTVAVAKFDGKEFAYVENPLYKDFILSVDVLALKKNEKYYYKDFPILIGNTITLNTSLYSVRGNIIDFAVKN from the coding sequence ATGAAGATCTTAGATGAAAAGGGAAAGCTATTCGGAAAGATAAACGTTATAGATTTCTCAGTAATATTTTTATTGATTTTCCTTTTGCCTATCTCTTATTTTGCTTACAAGGTATACACTAAGGAATATAAAATGTGGGGCGAAAGCGTTGAGGCAGATTTCCACTGTTTGTTTGTAATGTTAGAACCCGAAGTAGCAAAGAGTCTTTCAGTTGGAGATGCTGAGTTTGATAAGGATGGAAAGCCTATAGCCCAGATAATAAGTCTAGAGGAGATTAAGCCTTATTTTTATGAGATTAAGTTAAGTGAGGAAGAGGCGATAACTATAAAAGATTCAAACTTAAAACAGATCTCTGCGAAACTCAGGCTGAGGGCAGAAACTAGATTGGATGGCAATCTATATTATAAAAATAGCCGGTTATTTTCCAATCCTTTTTTTGAGTTTAATACTGATAAATATACAGCAACCTTTATGTTCAAGCAACAAGGTGGATTGGAAGAGAGAACATTGTATTTGGATATTACACTAAAAGATTTAAACGAAAATACACTTAAATTAGTTTGCGTTGGGGATAAGGTTTTAGATAGAAATGGCGAGGTGTTAGCTGAGATTTTAGAGATTGGCAAACCTCAAATCGGCTATATTAATATCAATGCGAAGAGCGGAGATTTTTTAATAGTTCAGGATGAGCAGATAAAGCAAATACCAGTAAAGATAAGAATGAGATGTCAAGTAGACAATAATGGCAATCTTTATTTTGAAGGTAAGAGAGTGGGGCGCGACACACATTTTGAGTTTGTAACAGATAAATATAAAGCAAAGGCGATATTAGGTATTGCCTATTTTGAAGAAAAGTGGTTGACACTGCGTATTAAATGTTCAGGGATTATTCAAGAGGTGGCTAATGTAGCAAGAGAAGGAGATATTGAAAAAGATAATTTTGGTAAGACCATAGGCAGAATTCGTTCGATTTTTGATGTAAAGACTTCGACAGTAGCAGTAGCGAAATTCGATGGGAAAGAGTTTGCCTATGTTGAAAATCCACTTTATTTTGATGTAAAGACTTCGACAGTAGCAGTAGCGAAATTCGATGGGAAAGAGTTTGCCTATGTTGAAAATCCACTTTATAAAGATTTTATTTTATCGGTAGATGTGCTAGCCTTGAAAAAAAATGAAAAATATTATTATAAAGATTTTCCGATCTTGATAGGTAATACTATTACATTAAACACAAGTTTATATAGCGTTCGAGGTAATATTATTGATTTTGCAGTAAAAAATTAA
- a CDS encoding GDP-mannose 4,6-dehydratase, producing MNFKNRNVLVTGGAGFIGSSIVRELLKEKAKVIVYDNFLSGDISNLQDLGSPIDIIKGDILDKGLTRILKAKRIEYVFNLAAEPYIPHCYYRPQKFFEVNANGALNVLLACRDAKVKRILQYSTSEVYGTAQYIPMDEDHPTRPLSTYAVSKLAADRLCYTLHHEQGIPVIILRQFNVYGPRETQPYIIPEIITQLAKGPELKLGNITARRDLTYVLDAAQGAIALMKCREAEGEVVNLGTGKDWSVEAMAKTCTRLMGYEKAKIVIEKTRLRPLDVSRLQCNYSKIQKLTGWRPKVSLKEGLASTIEHFKEMGNKWIWETKIAAEEKIWRK from the coding sequence ATGAATTTTAAGAATAGAAATGTATTAGTAACTGGTGGAGCAGGATTCATTGGCTCAAGTATAGTCAGAGAGCTTTTGAAAGAGAAGGCCAAGGTAATAGTTTATGATAACTTCTTAAGTGGAGATATATCCAATCTTCAAGATCTGGGAAGTCCCATAGATATTATTAAAGGAGATATTTTAGATAAAGGATTAACTAGAATTTTGAAAGCGAAAAGAATAGAATATGTCTTTAATTTAGCTGCTGAACCTTATATCCCACATTGTTATTATCGACCTCAGAAATTCTTTGAGGTTAACGCTAATGGTGCATTAAATGTCTTGTTGGCTTGTAGGGATGCTAAAGTAAAAAGGATATTACAGTATTCGACCTCTGAAGTTTACGGAACAGCTCAATATATCCCCATGGATGAGGATCATCCTACAAGGCCTCTTTCTACATATGCTGTAAGTAAATTAGCTGCCGACAGACTATGTTATACCTTACATCATGAACAAGGTATTCCTGTAATTATTTTAAGGCAATTTAATGTCTACGGACCAAGAGAGACTCAGCCTTACATTATCCCTGAAATAATAACTCAGTTAGCTAAGGGCCCTGAATTAAAATTAGGTAATATAACAGCAAGGAGAGATTTGACCTATGTCCTTGATGCTGCACAGGGTGCCATAGCATTGATGAAATGTCGAGAAGCTGAGGGTGAAGTTGTAAATCTCGGGACAGGAAAGGATTGGAGCGTTGAAGCGATGGCAAAAACTTGTACTCGTTTAATGGGATATGAGAAAGCAAAGATTGTTATCGAGAAGACTCGCTTAAGGCCTTTAGATGTTAGCAGATTACAATGTAATTATTCTAAGATCCAAAAACTGACAGGATGGAGGCCGAAGGTATCTCTTAAAGAGGGCTTGGCAAGCACTATAGAACACTTTAAGGAGATGGGTAATAAGTGGATATGGGAAACTAAGATTGCCGCTGAGGAAAAGATTTGGCGCAAGTAA